A window of Jannaschia sp. M317 contains these coding sequences:
- a CDS encoding cysteine synthase A — MTIHKNLADAIGNTPLIRLNKVSEATGCEILGKAEFMNPGQSVKDRAALYMIRDAVAKGQLKPGGTIVEGTAGNTGIGLALVGASMGFRTVIVIPETQSEEKKEMIRLAGAELIQVPAKPYKDPNNYVRYSGRLAAKLAQTEANGAIWANQFDNTANRQAHIETTGPEIWDQTDGKVSGFICAAGSGGTVAGVGAALQPKGVKVGLVDPMGSALFNHYAHGALKAEGGSISEGIGQGRITANLEGFSPDFTCQVSDEEALPIIYDLLADEGLCMGGSTAINIAGAVRMAQDMGPGHTIVTMLCDYGTRYQSKVYNPAFLREKGLPVPDWLDGPGREVPSVFE; from the coding sequence ATGACCATTCACAAGAACCTCGCCGATGCGATCGGCAACACGCCCCTGATCCGGCTCAACAAGGTGTCGGAGGCGACGGGCTGCGAGATTCTGGGCAAGGCCGAATTCATGAACCCCGGCCAGTCGGTCAAGGACCGCGCCGCGTTGTACATGATCCGCGACGCCGTGGCGAAGGGCCAGTTGAAACCGGGTGGCACCATCGTCGAGGGCACGGCGGGCAACACCGGCATCGGGCTGGCGCTGGTTGGCGCGTCGATGGGTTTCCGCACCGTGATCGTCATCCCCGAGACGCAGTCCGAGGAAAAGAAGGAGATGATCCGCCTGGCGGGCGCGGAGCTGATCCAGGTTCCGGCCAAGCCCTACAAGGATCCCAACAACTACGTGCGCTATTCCGGTCGCCTGGCCGCCAAGCTGGCCCAGACCGAGGCGAACGGCGCGATCTGGGCCAACCAGTTCGACAACACGGCCAACCGACAGGCCCATATCGAGACGACCGGGCCCGAGATCTGGGACCAGACCGACGGCAAGGTGTCCGGGTTCATCTGTGCGGCCGGATCCGGCGGGACGGTGGCGGGCGTGGGCGCCGCGTTGCAGCCCAAGGGTGTCAAGGTCGGGCTGGTCGATCCGATGGGATCGGCCCTGTTCAACCACTATGCCCACGGCGCGCTGAAGGCCGAGGGTGGCTCCATCTCCGAGGGGATCGGGCAGGGGCGGATCACCGCCAACCTGGAGGGGTTCAGCCCCGATTTCACCTGCCAGGTATCCGACGAGGAAGCGCTGCCGATCATTTATGATCTGCTGGCCGACGAGGGGCTGTGCATGGGCGGATCGACTGCGATCAACATCGCGGGCGCGGTGCGCATGGCGCAGGACATGGGGCCGGGGCATACCATCGTGACGATGCTTTGCGACTACGGAACGCGCTATCAGTCCAAGGTCTACAACCCCGCCTTCCTGCGCGAAAAGGGTCTGCCGGTGCCGGATTGGCTGGACGGGCCGGGGCGCGAGGTGCCGTCGGTCTTCGAATGA
- a CDS encoding deoxyribodipyrimidine photo-lyase has product MTAILYWMRRDFRLADNPALTWAAAQGRPVIPVFLLDEVVDTWGAAPKWRLGLGLEAMATALDGIGSRLILRRGDALASLRALVADTGADTVVWNRLYVEDERARDTAVKEALRDDGLTARSFGAHVLFEPWTVETGSGGYYKVYTPFWKAVRDRDPGDAMAPVADLQEPQDWPATEVLGDWALGQAMRRGADVVARHVTVGEQAARDRLDRFIDGPIADYATSRDMLAQDGTSGLSENLTYGEIGIRTCWAAGQGALRDGKPGAETFLKELVWRDFAHHLAYHTPRLTSENWRPEWDAFPWQGDGALAEAWRRGRTGIEAVDAGMRELYVTGRMHNRARMLVASYLTKHLMTNWKLGADWFADCLVDWDPASNAMGWQWAAGSGPDAAPFFRIFNPDTQAEKFDPRGVYRRRWLAEGQADPAPEASAFYDAIPRSWDLSPGDSYPSPIVGLKAGRERALDAYKQRDPA; this is encoded by the coding sequence ATGACAGCGATACTTTATTGGATGCGCCGGGATTTCCGCCTGGCCGACAACCCCGCCCTGACATGGGCCGCGGCCCAGGGTCGCCCGGTGATCCCGGTCTTCTTGCTGGACGAGGTGGTCGATACCTGGGGCGCGGCGCCGAAATGGCGGCTGGGCCTGGGGTTGGAGGCGATGGCAACGGCGCTGGACGGGATCGGCAGCCGGTTGATCCTGCGGCGCGGCGATGCTCTGGCCAGTTTGCGGGCGTTGGTGGCGGACACCGGGGCGGATACCGTCGTCTGGAACCGCCTGTACGTTGAGGATGAGCGCGCGCGCGACACTGCGGTCAAGGAAGCGCTGCGGGACGATGGGCTGACCGCGCGCAGCTTTGGCGCGCATGTCCTGTTCGAACCCTGGACGGTCGAAACCGGCAGTGGCGGTTATTACAAGGTTTACACGCCGTTCTGGAAGGCCGTCCGCGACCGCGACCCGGGCGATGCCATGGCACCCGTTGCCGATCTGCAAGAGCCACAGGATTGGCCCGCGACAGAGGTGCTGGGCGACTGGGCTCTTGGCCAGGCGATGCGGCGAGGGGCCGATGTGGTGGCGCGGCACGTGACCGTCGGGGAACAGGCCGCCCGCGACAGGTTGGACCGGTTCATTGATGGCCCTATCGCGGATTACGCAACGTCACGCGACATGCTGGCCCAAGACGGCACCAGCGGTCTGTCCGAAAACCTGACCTATGGCGAAATCGGCATCCGCACCTGTTGGGCCGCAGGGCAGGGTGCGCTGCGCGATGGCAAGCCCGGGGCGGAGACCTTTCTCAAGGAGTTGGTCTGGCGCGATTTCGCCCATCACCTCGCCTATCATACGCCGCGCCTGACGTCCGAGAACTGGCGCCCGGAATGGGATGCCTTTCCCTGGCAGGGCGACGGGGCGCTGGCCGAAGCCTGGCGGCGCGGCCGCACCGGGATCGAGGCCGTGGATGCCGGCATGCGAGAGTTGTATGTCACCGGTCGGATGCACAACCGGGCCCGCATGCTGGTCGCCAGCTATTTGACCAAGCATCTGATGACAAATTGGAAATTGGGCGCGGACTGGTTCGCCGACTGCCTGGTCGACTGGGACCCCGCGTCAAACGCGATGGGCTGGCAATGGGCGGCCGGGTCCGGCCCTGATGCGGCCCCGTTTTTTCGGATCTTCAACCCCGATACCCAAGCGGAAAAATTCGACCCGCGCGGGGTCTATCGCCGCCGTTGGCTGGCCGAGGGGCAGGCCGATCCGGCGCCCGAGGCGTCGGCGTTCTATGATGCGATCCCACGCAGCTGGGATCTGTCGCCGGGGGATTCCTACCCGTCACCGATCGTCGGTCTGAAGGCCGGGCGGGAACGGGCGCTGGACGCCTACAAGCAGCGGGACCCGGCGTAA
- a CDS encoding TrgA family protein codes for MPTPAKLVCAVLFAVLGWWTGETIVREVLPEGVVVGRFREWIALGGLIVGWKYIGRVCSGEMNKGTTMTRAVTAGIGGAFVLMLLGLVLHSFSVMIIESLDSKYTEVGPAAAAWMEYLWEDAQLIVNPIVLGTFFGGAAVVGLIGGIVGRTLR; via the coding sequence ATGCCCACACCCGCCAAGCTCGTCTGTGCCGTCCTGTTTGCTGTCCTGGGCTGGTGGACCGGCGAGACGATCGTGCGGGAGGTTCTGCCGGAAGGCGTCGTCGTCGGTCGGTTCCGCGAATGGATCGCGCTTGGCGGGTTGATCGTCGGTTGGAAATATATCGGCCGCGTTTGTTCGGGCGAGATGAACAAGGGCACCACCATGACCCGCGCCGTCACGGCGGGGATTGGGGGGGCGTTCGTTCTGATGCTTCTGGGCCTGGTGCTGCACAGCTTCTCGGTGATGATCATCGAATCCCTCGACAGTAAGTATACCGAGGTCGGCCCGGCGGCGGCGGCCTGGATGGAATACCTGTGGGAAGATGCGCAGCTGATCGTCAATCCGATCGTTCTGGGCACATTCTTTGGTGGTGCGGCAGTGGTCGGCCTGATCGGCGGGATCGTCGGGCGGACCCTGCGATGA
- a CDS encoding alanyl-tRNA editing protein encodes MTTEALYRSDPYLKTATAEIIARTEEGGVVVDRSIFYPRGGGQPGDSGRIHWAGGSAEIASTVKTPDGQGVVLVPAEPAAMPTEGLEIEMHLDWERRHRFMRMHTALHLLSVVVPLPVTGGQIGLEKSRLDFDMPEVIHDREFIQARMGQLIDADHPVTDTWITEAELDANPGLVKTLSVQPPRGAGRIRLVRIGTDETPVDLQPCGGTHVRSTAEIGAVVVGKIENKGRANRRISLTLA; translated from the coding sequence ATGACGACAGAGGCCCTCTACCGCAGCGATCCTTACCTGAAGACCGCGACCGCCGAGATCATCGCCCGCACCGAAGAGGGCGGCGTCGTCGTCGACCGATCCATTTTCTACCCGCGCGGCGGCGGGCAACCGGGCGACAGCGGGCGGATTCATTGGGCCGGCGGGTCGGCGGAAATCGCCTCGACCGTCAAGACGCCGGACGGGCAGGGCGTCGTCCTGGTTCCTGCGGAACCGGCGGCCATGCCGACCGAGGGGCTGGAGATCGAGATGCATCTGGATTGGGAACGGCGCCACCGGTTCATGCGGATGCACACGGCGTTGCATTTGTTGTCGGTCGTCGTGCCCTTGCCCGTGACCGGCGGGCAGATCGGCCTGGAAAAGAGCCGACTGGATTTCGACATGCCCGAAGTGATCCACGACCGGGAGTTCATTCAGGCCCGCATGGGTCAGCTGATCGACGCCGACCATCCGGTCACCGACACCTGGATCACCGAGGCGGAGCTGGACGCGAACCCCGGTCTGGTGAAGACGCTGTCGGTGCAACCGCCGCGCGGCGCGGGGCGCATCAGGCTGGTGCGGATCGGCACGGACGAGACGCCCGTCGATCTGCAACCCTGTGGCGGCACGCACGTCCGGTCCACCGCAGAGATCGGGGCCGTTGTCGTCGGCAAGATCGAGAACAAGGGCCGGGCGAACCGGCGCATTTCCCTGACGCTCGCCTGA
- a CDS encoding dimethylsulfoniopropionate demethylase, with protein MVALARSNRVRRTWWTDAVDRAGCTAYTVYNRMMLPASFAGTDVDAAHLKRAVQVWDVACERQVEITGPDADTLMQRLTPRDLSQLQMNQCAYVPICNHDGGMLNDPVALKPRPDTWWVSLADGELRLWIEGMAEAGGYGVQVFEADVQPLAIQGPLANELAARVFGEEVRALKFFRHGRFPFNGTEMIISRTGYSKQGGFEVYVEREQDAMPLWNALFEAGRDLDVRAGCPNLVERIEGGMLSYGNDMTDLDTPFDVGLDKYVQVYDCIGGPALKDYVSNRRLMAVEMEGPVPGCDRRWPILLDGERIGVVTSAAWSLDFNCGVAIGMVDRRWGAGEAVTIATQDGPKAAVLKEKFWR; from the coding sequence ATGGTCGCGCTGGCCCGTTCGAACCGGGTGCGCCGCACCTGGTGGACCGACGCCGTCGACCGTGCGGGGTGCACCGCCTACACGGTTTACAACCGGATGATGTTGCCCGCGTCGTTTGCGGGCACGGACGTCGACGCCGCGCATCTGAAACGGGCGGTTCAGGTCTGGGATGTCGCCTGCGAACGGCAGGTGGAAATCACCGGCCCCGATGCCGACACGCTGATGCAACGGCTGACGCCGCGCGACCTGTCGCAATTGCAGATGAACCAATGCGCCTATGTTCCGATCTGCAACCACGATGGTGGCATGCTGAATGATCCGGTCGCGCTGAAACCGCGTCCGGATACCTGGTGGGTCAGCCTGGCCGACGGAGAGCTGCGGTTGTGGATCGAAGGCATGGCCGAAGCGGGCGGCTATGGCGTGCAGGTGTTCGAGGCCGACGTGCAGCCGCTTGCCATCCAGGGACCGCTGGCCAACGAGCTTGCCGCGCGGGTTTTCGGCGAAGAGGTGCGCGCGCTCAAGTTCTTCCGCCACGGGCGGTTCCCGTTCAACGGGACCGAGATGATCATCAGCCGCACCGGTTATTCCAAGCAGGGCGGTTTCGAAGTCTACGTGGAGCGGGAACAGGACGCGATGCCCTTGTGGAACGCCTTGTTCGAGGCGGGGCGCGATCTGGACGTGCGCGCCGGCTGTCCGAACCTGGTGGAGCGGATCGAGGGCGGCATGCTCAGCTACGGCAACGACATGACCGACCTGGATACGCCGTTCGACGTGGGGCTTGATAAATACGTGCAGGTCTATGACTGCATCGGCGGCCCGGCGTTGAAGGACTATGTGTCCAACCGGCGGCTGATGGCCGTCGAGATGGAGGGACCGGTGCCCGGTTGCGACCGTCGCTGGCCCATCCTTCTGGACGGAGAGCGGATCGGCGTCGTCACCTCGGCGGCCTGGTCGCTGGACTTCAACTGCGGTGTGGCGATCGGCATGGTCGATCGTCGCTGGGGCGCGGGCGAAGCGGTGACAATCGCCACTCAGGACGGGCCCAAAGCCGCCGTTCTGAAAGAGAAGTTTTGGAGATAG
- a CDS encoding mechanosensitive ion channel family protein, with protein sequence MTLRRLAPLFVWLALAWPALAQDNVIPAEWSVISNRAEAVLESALASDEAFEDLRLELIDWRERLGDLTNVNAGRIATLRSEIEALGPVPENGTEPRELASRRADLQARLDDLLIPVRAAQAALSRAEGLIVETDLIIESRRSEALLRQEVTPLNPILWAPALLAAGQWFVTLAHEASAPIRTETARAFVLSKGVQIGFLLFVAVLLMLRSGRWLSGLRNRLVAHEATSPMARLSLLLVSVARMGLPVLGVLALTRIFSIAGAEARVIDMALWLAPWLALMVLSARWLANHAFPPRPETPALLPVAQGRRREGRLHAILLGVMFAAASLIEGMVESAPDLETFRGVLQFALAVVTGLTLLRLGQLLLAEGRTAGDDGDGVFWAKVMRLTGRALIVVGLLAPAMFAFGFVNLGMALLWPTVATLGLLVVIGLMQGVVYDAYAALTRTTDSARDALAPTLIGFGLALIALPLFFLIWGVRPQRLLEWWDAFLGGVTFGEFTLSPSNFLTFAVVFAVGYLATRLVKGILSTSVLPKTKLDTGGTNAILSGTGYVGITLASLLAITMAGIDLSGLAIVAGALSVGVGFGLQTIVQNFVSGIILLIERPIKLGDWISAGGVEGFVRQISVRSTRIETFDRQDVIVPNADLIAGVVTNYTLGNSSGRVLVPVGVAYGTDTRRVEAILREITEAHPMVVLNPPPVITFEGFGADSLDFLIRAVLRDVLWKVIVKSEINHAIAERFRDEGIEIPFAQRDVWLRNPEVLQPGPPPQPPETETP encoded by the coding sequence ATGACCCTGCGCCGCCTCGCGCCGCTGTTCGTCTGGCTGGCGTTGGCGTGGCCTGCGCTGGCGCAGGACAACGTGATCCCGGCGGAATGGTCGGTGATTTCGAACCGGGCAGAGGCGGTTTTGGAATCGGCTCTGGCCTCGGACGAGGCCTTTGAAGACCTGCGTCTGGAATTGATCGACTGGCGCGAGCGGCTGGGGGATCTGACGAACGTGAATGCGGGGCGGATCGCCACGCTGCGTTCGGAAATCGAGGCGCTTGGCCCTGTGCCGGAAAATGGGACAGAACCACGGGAGCTGGCCTCGCGGCGGGCGGACCTGCAGGCACGGCTGGACGATCTGCTTATCCCGGTTCGGGCCGCGCAGGCCGCATTGTCGCGGGCCGAGGGGCTGATTGTCGAAACCGACCTGATCATTGAATCGCGCCGGTCCGAGGCCCTGCTCCGGCAGGAAGTGACCCCGCTGAACCCGATACTCTGGGCTCCGGCGTTGCTGGCGGCGGGCCAATGGTTCGTGACGCTGGCCCATGAGGCCAGTGCGCCGATCCGCACGGAAACGGCCCGCGCCTTCGTGCTGTCGAAGGGCGTGCAGATCGGTTTTCTGTTGTTTGTCGCGGTCCTTCTCATGCTGCGGTCCGGGCGCTGGCTGAGCGGGTTGCGCAACCGGTTGGTCGCGCATGAGGCGACGTCTCCGATGGCGCGGCTCTCGCTGCTTTTGGTCTCGGTCGCGCGGATGGGTCTGCCGGTTTTGGGCGTGCTCGCGCTGACGCGTATTTTCTCGATCGCGGGGGCCGAGGCGCGCGTCATCGACATGGCGCTTTGGTTGGCCCCCTGGCTGGCCTTGATGGTTCTGTCGGCGCGCTGGCTGGCCAATCACGCCTTTCCGCCGCGCCCCGAAACGCCCGCGCTGTTGCCGGTGGCCCAGGGCAGACGGCGTGAGGGACGGCTGCACGCGATCCTGCTGGGCGTGATGTTCGCGGCGGCCAGCCTGATCGAGGGCATGGTCGAAAGCGCGCCTGACCTGGAAACCTTCCGCGGGGTCCTGCAATTTGCCCTTGCGGTTGTCACGGGGCTGACCCTGCTGCGGCTTGGACAGCTGTTGCTGGCCGAGGGGCGCACGGCGGGCGACGATGGCGACGGTGTATTCTGGGCAAAGGTGATGCGGCTGACGGGGCGGGCCCTGATCGTCGTGGGTCTGCTGGCGCCGGCGATGTTCGCCTTTGGCTTCGTCAATCTGGGCATGGCGTTGCTGTGGCCTACGGTGGCGACGCTGGGCCTGCTGGTGGTCATCGGTCTGATGCAGGGCGTGGTCTATGACGCCTATGCGGCGTTGACGCGCACCACCGACTCGGCGCGCGACGCGCTGGCCCCGACACTTATCGGGTTCGGCCTGGCGTTGATCGCGCTGCCGCTGTTCTTTCTGATCTGGGGCGTGCGTCCGCAGCGCCTGCTGGAATGGTGGGACGCCTTTCTGGGCGGCGTCACCTTTGGGGAATTCACCCTCTCGCCGTCGAACTTCCTGACGTTTGCGGTGGTCTTTGCGGTGGGCTACCTGGCGACGCGCCTGGTCAAGGGGATCCTGTCGACCTCGGTCTTGCCCAAGACCAAGCTGGATACCGGCGGCACCAACGCGATCCTGTCGGGGACCGGCTATGTCGGGATCACGCTGGCGTCCCTGTTGGCGATCACCATGGCGGGGATCGATCTGTCGGGGCTGGCCATCGTGGCGGGGGCGCTGTCGGTGGGCGTGGGCTTTGGCCTGCAAACCATCGTGCAGAACTTCGTCTCGGGGATCATTCTGCTGATCGAGCGGCCGATCAAGCTGGGCGACTGGATCAGCGCGGGCGGGGTCGAAGGCTTCGTGCGGCAAATCTCGGTTCGGTCCACCCGGATCGAAACATTCGACCGGCAGGACGTGATCGTGCCCAATGCCGATCTGATCGCTGGCGTCGTGACGAATTACACGCTCGGCAATTCTTCGGGCCGGGTACTGGTGCCGGTTGGCGTGGCCTATGGCACCGATACCCGGCGGGTCGAGGCAATCCTGCGCGAGATCACCGAAGCGCACCCCATGGTCGTGTTGAACCCGCCGCCCGTCATCACCTTTGAGGGGTTCGGTGCCGACAGCCTTGATTTCCTGATCCGCGCTGTGCTGCGCGATGTCCTTTGGAAGGTCATCGTGAAGTCCGAAATCAACCATGCGATCGCCGAACGTTTCCGCGATGAAGGCATCGAGATTCCCTTTGCCCAGCGCGACGTCTGGCTGCGCAACCCCGAGGTGTTGCAGCCCGGTCCGCCCCCCCAACCCCCCGAGACGGAGACCCCATGA
- a CDS encoding cyclopropane-fatty-acyl-phospholipid synthase family protein — MDAITTLDGQTDLPRYFGACWAMLEQTQSGRMDVVLPDGRRFRHVGGQPGPVGEIVVHDPAVFARLVREGDLGFTDAYLEGQWSTPDLMALFDLINKEGDSLIQQQRGLALLRVYERLRFWMQRNTKDQAKKNISAHYDLGNAFYGLWLDDTMTYSAGIFQTGQESLEAAQIAKYASIVDRMEVKPGEHVLEIGCGWGGFAEYAAGERGLRVTCLTLSKEQLKFARDRIEKAGLSDQVEFKLQDYRDETGSYDGIASIEMFEAVGQRYWPAYFDTLRDRLRPGRQASLQIITVPDKRWDIYIGSVDFIQKYIFPGGFLPAPFRLSEEIDRAGLEEGSSFSIAKGYSQTLRRWFDRFNDRWDEVAAQGFDDRFRRMWNTYLTSCAGAFEYGNCDVIQMIVRKPS, encoded by the coding sequence ATGGACGCAATCACGACGCTCGATGGACAGACCGACCTGCCGCGATACTTCGGTGCCTGTTGGGCGATGCTGGAGCAGACGCAAAGTGGCCGCATGGATGTCGTGCTGCCCGATGGCCGCAGGTTCCGCCATGTCGGCGGACAGCCGGGGCCGGTGGGCGAGATCGTGGTGCATGACCCTGCCGTCTTTGCCCGCCTGGTGCGCGAGGGTGATCTTGGTTTCACCGATGCCTACCTGGAAGGGCAGTGGTCCACGCCGGACCTGATGGCTCTGTTCGATCTGATCAACAAGGAAGGCGACAGCCTGATCCAGCAGCAGCGCGGCCTGGCCCTGTTGCGGGTCTATGAACGCCTGCGGTTCTGGATGCAGCGGAACACCAAGGATCAGGCCAAAAAGAACATCTCGGCGCATTACGACCTGGGCAACGCGTTCTACGGCCTGTGGCTGGACGATACGATGACCTATTCGGCGGGCATCTTTCAGACCGGACAAGAAAGCCTGGAGGCGGCGCAGATCGCCAAATACGCCTCCATCGTGGACCGGATGGAGGTGAAGCCGGGCGAACATGTGCTGGAAATCGGCTGCGGCTGGGGCGGGTTCGCGGAATATGCGGCGGGCGAACGGGGGCTGCGGGTCACCTGCCTGACGCTGAGCAAGGAACAGTTGAAGTTCGCCCGTGATCGCATTGAAAAAGCGGGGCTTTCTGATCAGGTCGAGTTCAAGTTGCAGGACTATCGCGACGAGACCGGCAGCTATGACGGGATCGCCTCGATCGAAATGTTCGAGGCCGTTGGCCAACGATACTGGCCTGCGTATTTCGACACCCTGCGCGACCGGCTGCGCCCTGGGCGTCAGGCGAGTTTGCAGATCATCACCGTGCCGGACAAACGCTGGGACATCTACATCGGAAGCGTTGATTTCATTCAGAAATACATCTTTCCCGGTGGGTTTTTACCGGCGCCCTTCCGCCTGTCGGAGGAAATCGACCGCGCGGGTCTGGAGGAAGGCAGTTCCTTCAGCATTGCAAAGGGTTACAGCCAAACGCTCCGGCGGTGGTTCGACCGGTTCAACGACCGCTGGGACGAGGTCGCGGCCCAGGGCTTCGACGATCGCTTCCGCCGGATGTGGAATACTTACCTTACGTCTTGCGCCGGGGCCTTCGAATACGGCAATTGCGATGTCATCCAGATGATCGTTCGAAAGCCCAGCTAA
- a CDS encoding NUDIX domain-containing protein, whose translation MSRLFLFGTLRWHPLLEAVAGCPVATTPASLDGWQVQRASAGDWPVLVPGGLAQGLMTEDLDAEARARLDWYETAFGYGFEAVEVVDGEGQTQLVDVYRETDPGEGTGESWSLDAWIAGHGERTLIASAEVMRGRGVITPADLTRRRGVLHARAHGVVMGRATTRQITVGGEFVREDVEVREVRYPYDGFHRVEEWLIDHPRFDGSRSGTIQRALSHVTDAATVLPYDPVRDRVLVVEQIRVGPLAKDDPRPWMIEPVAGLIDAGETAVATALRETQEEADLEIGEDDLHFVARYYPSPGGLAQVLHSYIAIADLPDTLATTGGIEEEAEDLRIHLIPLDDLIAMIETGEAANAPLILSAQWLALHRARFRLNG comes from the coding sequence ATGAGCCGTCTGTTCCTGTTCGGCACCCTGCGATGGCACCCGCTGTTGGAGGCGGTCGCGGGCTGTCCCGTTGCCACGACCCCGGCCTCGTTGGACGGCTGGCAGGTGCAGCGCGCGTCCGCCGGGGATTGGCCGGTGTTGGTGCCCGGTGGTCTGGCCCAGGGGCTGATGACCGAGGATCTGGACGCAGAGGCGCGGGCCCGGCTCGACTGGTACGAGACGGCGTTCGGCTATGGCTTCGAGGCGGTCGAAGTCGTCGACGGCGAAGGCCAAACGCAGTTGGTGGACGTTTACCGCGAAACGGATCCGGGCGAGGGCACAGGCGAAAGCTGGAGCCTGGACGCCTGGATCGCGGGGCATGGCGAGCGGACCTTGATTGCCAGCGCCGAAGTGATGCGGGGACGGGGGGTGATCACGCCTGCCGACCTGACGCGTCGGCGCGGCGTGTTGCATGCACGCGCTCATGGCGTTGTGATGGGGCGGGCCACCACGCGACAGATCACGGTCGGCGGTGAATTCGTGCGCGAAGATGTCGAGGTGCGCGAAGTGCGCTATCCCTACGACGGCTTTCATCGGGTCGAGGAATGGCTGATCGATCATCCGCGGTTCGACGGCAGCCGCAGCGGCACCATTCAACGCGCGCTGAGCCATGTGACCGACGCGGCGACGGTTCTGCCCTACGACCCGGTGCGTGACCGGGTGCTGGTGGTGGAACAGATCCGCGTCGGGCCTCTGGCCAAGGACGACCCGCGCCCCTGGATGATCGAACCGGTCGCCGGACTGATCGACGCGGGCGAAACGGCCGTGGCCACCGCGCTGCGCGAAACCCAGGAGGAAGCCGATCTGGAGATCGGCGAGGACGACCTGCATTTCGTCGCCCGCTACTATCCCAGCCCCGGCGGCTTGGCGCAGGTGCTGCATTCCTACATTGCGATTGCCGACCTGCCGGATACGCTGGCCACCACCGGCGGCATCGAGGAGGAGGCGGAGGATCTGCGCATCCACCTGATCCCGCTGGACGATCTGATCGCGATGATCGAAACCGGCGAGGCCGCGAACGCGCCTTTGATCCTCAGCGCGCAGTGGCTTGCGCTTCACCGCGCGCGGTTCCGGTTGAACGGCTGA
- the acuI gene encoding acryloyl-CoA reductase codes for MTFKALVVDKDEDGTRASVKDLTLADLPEAEVTVAVEYSTVNYKDGLCIGPGGGLVRKYPHVPGIDFSGTVETSDDPRYAPGDKVVLTGWRVGEAHWGGYSQKARVKADWLVPLPQGLTTRQAMAVGTAGFTAMLAVQALEDHGIKSGPVLVTGAAGGVGSVAVALLSAMGKQVAAVTGRPDQADYLTSLGATQIVAREELAETVKRPLEAETWGGCVDAVGGAMLARLLGQMEYGASVAAVGLAGGANLPATVIPFLLRGVNLLGIDSVMQPYDNRVRAWARLAEVLPMDKLEAMVVPATLGDLPGLGADILKGQVRGRVVVDVAAG; via the coding sequence ATGACGTTCAAGGCACTTGTGGTGGACAAGGACGAGGATGGAACCCGCGCATCGGTCAAGGATCTGACGCTGGCGGACCTGCCCGAGGCAGAGGTGACCGTGGCGGTCGAGTATTCGACCGTGAACTACAAGGACGGGCTGTGCATCGGACCAGGCGGCGGGTTGGTGCGCAAGTATCCGCACGTGCCTGGCATCGACTTCAGCGGCACCGTCGAGACCTCCGACGACCCGCGCTATGCGCCCGGCGACAAGGTGGTTCTGACCGGCTGGCGCGTGGGCGAGGCGCATTGGGGCGGCTATAGCCAGAAGGCCCGCGTCAAGGCCGATTGGCTGGTGCCGCTGCCCCAGGGGCTGACGACGCGGCAGGCAATGGCCGTGGGCACCGCCGGGTTCACGGCGATGCTGGCGGTTCAGGCGCTGGAGGATCACGGCATCAAGTCCGGACCGGTTCTGGTGACCGGGGCCGCGGGGGGCGTCGGCTCGGTCGCGGTGGCGTTGCTTTCGGCGATGGGCAAACAGGTTGCGGCCGTGACCGGACGCCCGGATCAGGCCGACTATCTGACCAGTCTCGGGGCCACGCAGATCGTGGCCCGCGAAGAGTTGGCGGAGACGGTCAAGCGCCCCCTGGAGGCGGAGACCTGGGGCGGTTGCGTCGATGCGGTTGGCGGGGCCATGCTGGCGCGCCTGCTGGGGCAGATGGAATACGGGGCCTCGGTCGCGGCCGTCGGTCTGGCCGGTGGCGCGAACCTGCCTGCGACGGTCATTCCGTTCCTCTTGCGCGGCGTGAACTTGCTGGGCATCGACAGCGTGATGCAGCCCTACGACAACCGCGTGCGGGCCTGGGCGCGGCTGGCCGAGGTCCTGCCGATGGACAAGCTGGAGGCGATGGTCGTGCCTGCAACCCTGGGCGACTTGCCCGGCCTTGGGGCGGATATCCTGAAGGGGCAGGTCCGGGGCCGGGTCGTCGTGGATGTCGCCGCTGGCTGA